The nucleotide sequence GTGGCTTTGAACGGCTTTATGTCGGTGCCGATGATACCCATGGAAAATACCTTTCTGATTGGTGCGTTTGGAAACTCAACGCCCTGCAGGTAGTGATTGTTGCGATGCAAAAAAGCGATTTTGTGCGATAGCGAACATCGAAATAATCGATCAACGCGGCGCATGGAAAGAAAAGCGTCGCGCCGCGTTGGTTACAATCGTTTCGGCGTCTCCACAAAGGCGGGAAAAGCTGGTAAATCGCTCGATATGAGGGACATTATCCAGCTCTCGCGCATGCCCGTGGCCCGCATTCGCTGGGCGGGCATCGATATCGCTATCGACCTGCGCAGCGCAGCGTTGAGCCTGACGGTCACATTCTCCATCCTCGCCGTGCTGGCCAATAGCTGGCAGCAGCGACTGGCAGAGACGGCCTCGACCTCCTCGATCATCAGCGTGAACGCGGCGCCTCAGGAAGAAGAACCGGTCGTGCCACCGCCGCCACCACCGCCCGAAGAAATCGCGGCCACTTCCGGTACGGCGAGCGCCGCCCCGATCGCAGCGCCCGACATGGCATCGGCGATGCAGGTGCCCATGGTGCAGCTACCCAGCGATTTCGTGCGGCCGGCGGCGCCTTCCGCATCCTTCGATCTCAATGGTCGCGGGCGCGGCGAGATTGCGGCGGGCGGCACGGGAGAACGATTTGGCGGCGGCGCAGGCGATGGGCAGGGCGATGGTAGCGTGGCGACCCGCAGCGGCGATTATCGCGACCTGCGCTGGGCGCCCACGATGAACCACCGCGCGCTCTATGCCTATTATCCGGAAGAGGCTCTGGACGAGCGGATGGCCGCCACCGTCCTGCTCGACTGCATCGTCGAATGGCCCGATACGGTGAGCGATTGCCGCCTGATCCGCGAAAGCGTGGGCGGCTGGGGCTTTGCCGAGGCCGCGCTCGCCGCCGAGGAGGTCTACCGCGTGGAACTGCGCGATGGCGACGGCAACCGCGTCTACAATGAGCGCTTTACGATCAGGGCGCAGTTCAGGCCTTAGGTTTGTGATCCGGCATCCGCCGGATCATCCTCGCTAGACGCGCAGGCAAGCTGCGCCCGCTGCGGGCGGGCAGTCGCCCTTTGTCGGCACGTTAGTGTGCCGAGCTATGCAGACTTTTGTGCCGCGACGTTCTTCACATCCGAGGCCTTGCGGCGGTCGATATGGGCCATGGCGATGGGGGCGAGGGCGCCGTGGATCGCGATGGAGACCAGTGCGGTGATGACCGTCACCCGCCAGATCGGCTCCGGATCGCCGAATGCGCCGGTGCTTGCCGTCGCCAAGCCAAAGGCGACATAGAAAAAGCTGCCCATGCCGCGAATGCCGAAGAACGCGATGGCGAGTTTCTGGAACATGTCGCCGCGCGTCGGCAGCAGGGCGATCAATCCCGCAAGCGGTCGCAGCACGAAGACCAGCGCCAGGGCCAGCCCCACTTCACGCCAGCTCGTATCGAGCAGGAGGCCGGATGCGGCGAACGTACCGAGCCACACCAGCAGCGTTGCCAGCAGGATTTTCTCGGCCTGCTCGCCAAAGGCGTGCGGCTTGCTGGCATAGGTATCGTTATCGGTGCCGCGCGTGCAGTTGCGGCCCGCGCGCGCTGCCAGGAACACGGCGAGGAAGCCATAGCCCTCGAACGCCTCGGTCAGCCCATAGACGAAGAAGGTCGTGCCGAGAAACACCAGCCCCGCATTCGCGCCGCCCAAAGCCATGTCGCCATGCCTGCTGGTGACGAAGCTCGCGACCAGCCAGCCCGCGCCATAGCCGACGATGCAGGCCGCAGCGATGCGATAGCCGACATCCCAGACCAGCCAGTCGCCCGCCACGGCAGACAGGCTCTCGCCAATGCTTGCCCCGCCGAATTCTGCCACCGCGATGGCCAGCCACACGAAAGGAAAGGCGAGGCCGTCATTCAGCCCCGCTTCCGCCGTCAGTGACACACGCACATCGTCCTCGTCGCCTTCATTCGGCCCTTCGACCGCGACCGAGCGCGCCAGCACCGGATCGGTCGGCGCAAGGCTGGCGGCGACCAGCAGCGCAGCGCCAATGCCGAGCCCCGCCCATACGCCCAGCAAGTATACGCCCACGATCGTCAGCGGCATGGTGACGGCCAGCAGCATGATCGAATGCTGCCAGCCCGCGAGGCCGCCCGTCCTGTCGACTGCCAACCCCGCGGCTGCCAATGCGATGATTACGATCAGTTCCGTCGCATGCTCGATGATGAGCACTTGCGTGTAGCCATCCAGCGGATTGGGGATCGGCATGGCGAAAGGCGTGAACGCCAAGAGTCCGCCCGCCATCACATAGATGGTCGGCACGCTGATCAGCCGGCGCCCACACACCATAGGTAGCGCCGTGAGCCCCAGCAGGCCGAGGCCGAGCACGAAATAGACGATATCTTTCGGGTCGACGATGAACGGGTCCATCAGTCTCTCTCGCCCCCGCACTGCGCCCGGTGCAGCAATTTCTGGTCCGCCAACACCAGCGCCATCATGGCCTCGACCACCGGCACGCCGCGAATGCCGACGCATGGGTCGTGACGGCCCTTGGTGCGGATCTGCGTCGCTTCGCCATCCCTCGTCACCGTATCGACCAGCGTCAGGATCGAACTGGTCGGCTTGAAGGCCACGCGGCAGGTGACCGGCTGGCCGGTGGAGATGCCGCCCGCCGTGCCGCCCGAATGGTTGGCGGCGAAGGACACCGCGCCGTCTTCACCCGGGGCCATGGCATCGGCATTCTCCTCGCCGGACCGGCGCGCTGCGGCAAAACCGTCTCCGATCTCCACGCCCTTCGTGGCGTTGATCGTCATCATGGCAGCAGCGATTTCGCTGTCGAGCTTGGCATAGACGGGCGCGCCCCAGCCGGGCGGCACGCCGGTCGCCTCGCACGCCACCACCGCGCCGATGGAGGAGCCTGCCTTGCGCGTTGCATCGACAACGCCTTCCCAATCGGCGGCAGCCTGCGCGTCAGGACAGAAGAAGGGATTGGCAGCGATCTGTTCGGCATCGAAATTGGCGTAATCCATGGCGTGCGGGCCGATAGCTTCGACCCAGCCCGTAATTGCCACTTCGGGGATGACCAGCCGGGCAATCGCGCCCGCCGCCACCCGCGCCGCCGTTTCGCGCGCGCTGGAGCGACCTCCGCCGCGATAATCGCGAAAGCCGTATTTCGCATCATAGGCATAATCGGCATGGCCGGGGCGATAGGCCTTGGCGACCTCGGAATAATCCTTGCTGCGCTGGTCGGTGTTCTCGATCATCAGGCTGATCGGCGTGCCCGTGGTGCGACCCTCGAACGTGCCCGAGAGGATGCGGACCGCGTCCGCTTCCTTGCGCTGCGTGGTGTATTTGGACTGGCCGGGCTTGCGCGCATCGAGGAAGGGCTGGATGTCATCTTCGGTGAGGCGCAAACCCGGAGGGCAGCCGTCCACCACAACGCCCAAGGCAGGACCGTGGCTTTCGCCCCAGGTGGTGAAGCGGAAGGCGCGTCCGAAAGTGTTCCAGCTCATGGCTTCCGGCTTTTGCCCATAGCGCGGGCTTTGTCCACTTGCCTTGCGACGGTGGAGAACGGAGGCTTTCCTACAGCCCGGACATGCTGGCAGGTCCGGACGATTTTGGCTTGGGAGATCGGCTATTTCCTTTCGCACGAGTGTCAACTTTGTCGGAACAGCCGCAAGGCGCTGTAATCGCTGCGATATACCGACGAAATGGCGCGCTGCCGATGTGTCAACTATGTCAACTTCGTGAGCGCGCGCAGCAAATTCGGGAGAAATGGGCGGCGCGCACTGGCCAAAGCGCAAGAGTAAGGGCAGGAACAAACCATGATTGCGAAGCTGACGGGTAAACTAGACGAAACCGGCAATGACTGGGCGGTGATCGACGTCGCCGGTGTCGGCTACCTCGTCCACTGCTCGGCCAAGACGCTCACCGCGCTGGGCGAAACCGGCGCGGATTGCACCGTCTTCACCGATCTGCAGGTGAGCGAGAACGACATGCGCCTGCTGGGCTTTGCCGAAGCCGGAGAGCGCGACTGGTTCCGCCTGCTGACACAGGTGCAGGGCGTGGGCAGCAAGGTGGCACTGGCAATCCTCTCGGCGCTCTCGACCGACGAACTGCGCGATGCCTGCGCTGCGGGCGACGCCGCCAGCGTGTCGCGCGCCAATGGCGTAGGGCCGAAACTGGCAGGCCGCATCGTCAATGAGCTTGCGGAGAAGGCAGGCGCGATGCCGGGCAGCGGCACGGCAGGCGCGGCGCGCATCTCGCCCGTAGGCGGCGCCAGCGCCGATGCCGTCAGCGCTTTGCAGAACTTGGGTTTCAAATGCGCCGTGGCCGCGCAGGCGGTGGCAAGGGCGCAGGAAGAACTGGGCGAAGGCGCGGGCGAAGGTGACCTGATCCGCGTGGCGCTGAAGAAGGCGGCGGGGTGATGAGTCATTCTTACTACTGTCATCCTGAACTTGTTTCAGGATCGATTAGGCCGTCAGCGCGTAGCGAGTGGCGGCAGACCAAGCCCGACTGCAAGGTCGTGCCAATCCGGGTTCTCGCTCTGGATCAGGTTGATCTTCCACGGCCGATGCCTGCGTTTCAGCTGCTTCTCGCGCGCAATGGCCGCATCCATCGTGGCAAACTGTTCGTACCGAACGAGGGTGCCGACACCATAGCGCGATGTGAAGCCGTTCACTTCCCTGCTGCGATGCTGCCAGAGGCGCGTCATCAAGTCGCTCGTGACGCCGATGTAAAGAGTGCCGTGGGGCTTGCTGGCGAGAATGTAGACACAAGGTTGACGCTCTCTGGGCATGGGTTGGAGCGTGACGAAGGATGGACCCTGAAACAAGTTCAGGGTGACGAGAACTCAAAAATGGTCGCTTCTTTTCGTCATGCTGAACTTGTTTCAGCATCCATTTCGGTAGACGGGCAGGCCCATCAGCCATGACCGAACCCATCCACTCCCCCGATCGTCTGCCGGACGATCCCGACGCGGCGCTGCGCCCAAAAACGCTGGCCGAATTCGTCGGGCAGGAGGCAGCACGGGACAACCTTCGCGTCTTCATCGAGGCTGCCAAGGGCCGGTCCGAGGCGATGGACCATACGCTGTTCTTCGGCCCGCCGGGCCTCGGCAAGACCACGCTGGCGCAGATCATCGCCAGGGAGCTCGGTGTCGGCTTCCGCGCCACATCCGGCCCGGTGATCGCCAAGGCGGGCGACCTCGCCGCGCTGCTCACCAATCTCGAGCCCAACGACGTGCTCTTCATCGACGAGATCCACCGCCTCAATCCGGTGGTGGAAGAAGTGCTCTATCCCGCCATGGAGGACCGCGCGCTCGATATCATCATCGGCGAGGGGCCGTCGGCGCGCAGCGTGCGGATCGACTTGCCGCCCTTCACGCTGGTTGGCGCGACCACGCGCCAAGGGCTGCTCACCACGCCGCTGCGCGACCGCTTCGGCATTCCGGTGCGGCTGGTGTTCTATACCGAGGACGAGTTGATGCGCGTCGTCACCCGCGGGGCTGGTCTTCTGGGCATGGACATTGCCGAGGAAGGCGCGCGCGAGATTGCACGCCGCAGCCGGGGCACGCCGCGCGTTGCGGGCCGCCTGCTGCGCCGGGTACGCGACTTTGCGCAAGTGAAAGGTCAGGGCACGGTCACCGCGCCGATTGCAGACGAGGCGCTGACGCGGCTGGAGATCGACCAGCTGGGCCTCGATGCGATGGACAGGCGCTATCTCACAATGATCGCGACGACATATAAAGGCGGCCCGGTGGGCGTTGAAACGCTGGCCGCCGGCCTCGCCGAGCCGCGCGATACGGTGGAGGAGGTGATCGAGCCTTACCTCATCCAGCTGGGGCTTCTGGCTCGCACCGCGCGCGGGCGGTGCCTCAACGATGGCGGCTGGCGCCATCTGGGAATCACCCCGCCGTCGCAACAGGGCAACGGGCAGGAAGGTTTGTTCCGCGACCCGGAATAGCGCGTGGTCGCGGATGGGCGCTGCCGGAATCGCCCCTTATTCGGTTCCACTATGGGACAGACCGGGTAGGGCACCCAAAAAAAACCAGAAAAGTGGCCTTCACGGCGGCTGAACACGGTTAAAGCGATTGCGGTTTGCGGTTTTGCGCGTCTCTTTGGCAGCAACCGGAATAGGCGAAACGTATCACAGGGGTGCGTCCAGCGATTGTCCGGCGAAGCTGAGAGAGATCACGTATGTCTGTACGGATGGCCATTGCGAAACTGACTGCCGCAGCTGCCGGGGGCGCAGTTGTGGGCGGGGGCGCGGTCCACGTCGCCGAGCCGCAGTCGGCAGAGGTTCGCTATAAGACGGACGAAGACGCCGCAGCCGAAGGCGGGCTGACCTATATCAAGGATGAAGGCGAGACGACCGCGCGCCGCGCGATCCCGCCGCGTCCGCGAGAACAGCGCCGCCTGCGCCGTACGATCGAAACCGAGTGCTGCGAGGAAGAATACATGGCAATGGGCGCGCCCTTGCCTCTGCCCCCGCTCCCCAGCGCACCTGTGCCCGGCGGCGGTGGCGGTCAGCCGGTGATTGTCGGCGGCACGTCCGGCGGCGGTTTCGGCGGCGGCTTCTTCGGCGGGTTCTTCGGCGGCTCTGGCGGCGGCGGCAGCGCCGTGGTCGACATGAGCACCACGACGACCACCGGCGGCGACGGCGACGGCGGCGGCGACATCATTATCGATATCGACAATGACAATTCCAGCACCGGATCGTCCACATCGACCTCGGGCGGTTCGACCTCGACTTCGGGCGGATCGACGTCCACCAGCACTGGCGGCGTCACCAGCACCACGTCGTCGAGCACGGGTGGCGTAACCAGCACGACGGGCGGCTCGTCCACCAGCACGGGCGGTGTGAGCACCACGACCGGCGGCGTCACCAGTACCACTGGCGGCGTGACGAGCACGACCGGCGGGTCCTCGACTTCGACATCCAGCGGCGGCTCTTCGGGCAATGTCTCCAGCTCTACGGGCGGCTCCTCCAGCTCGACCAGTTCCGGCAGCGTCACCAGCACCAGCAGCACGGGCGGGTCTTCGACGTCCACCAGCTCCGGCACGGTAACCAGCACTTCATCTTCCGGCACAGTCACCGGCACGTCTTCGACATCGGGCGACGTTTCCTCGTCTTCGGGCACTGTGACCAGCACCTCGTCCACTTCGGGCGATGTGACGTCGAGCTCTTCGGGCAACGTGACGAGCAGCTCGTCCACCTCGACAAGCGGGAACGTGTCGACCAGCACGTCGACGTCGACCTCGGGCAATGTTTCGAGCAACACCTCTTCGTCGACCAGCACCTCGTCCAGCACGAGCACGTCGACCTCGTCCTCCACGAGCAGCTCGACCAGCACCAGCTCGTCGGGCGGCACAACCAATGGCGGCACGACTTCGGGAACGCAGGTGCCGGCTCCGGGTATGTTGGTGCTGTTCGGCGCGGCAGCGGGCGCGGTATTCTGGCGCCGTCGCCGCAAGGATGGCGTGAAGGGCCGCGCGGTCCACGCCTGAGCACATCGCCTGTCAAACGGGGGGAAGGGCGGCCTTGCTACGAGGCCGCCTTTTTTGTGCGCGGTTGCTAGTCGGCGCCGGCCTGCGGAGGCGAGGCGATGATGTGGCCATTCCACGGCACATCGTGCAGGTTGACCGTATCGCCCAGCTCCCAGATGTTGCGATAGCCGTAGCCATGCAGATTGATGAAGGTCGGGATGTTGAGCGCCAA is from Aurantiacibacter gangjinensis and encodes:
- a CDS encoding cation:proton antiporter, which encodes MDPFIVDPKDIVYFVLGLGLLGLTALPMVCGRRLISVPTIYVMAGGLLAFTPFAMPIPNPLDGYTQVLIIEHATELIVIIALAAAGLAVDRTGGLAGWQHSIMLLAVTMPLTIVGVYLLGVWAGLGIGAALLVAASLAPTDPVLARSVAVEGPNEGDEDDVRVSLTAEAGLNDGLAFPFVWLAIAVAEFGGASIGESLSAVAGDWLVWDVGYRIAAACIVGYGAGWLVASFVTSRHGDMALGGANAGLVFLGTTFFVYGLTEAFEGYGFLAVFLAARAGRNCTRGTDNDTYASKPHAFGEQAEKILLATLLVWLGTFAASGLLLDTSWREVGLALALVFVLRPLAGLIALLPTRGDMFQKLAIAFFGIRGMGSFFYVAFGLATASTGAFGDPEPIWRVTVITALVSIAIHGALAPIAMAHIDRRKASDVKNVAAQKSA
- the aroC gene encoding chorismate synthase, yielding MSWNTFGRAFRFTTWGESHGPALGVVVDGCPPGLRLTEDDIQPFLDARKPGQSKYTTQRKEADAVRILSGTFEGRTTGTPISLMIENTDQRSKDYSEVAKAYRPGHADYAYDAKYGFRDYRGGGRSSARETAARVAAGAIARLVIPEVAITGWVEAIGPHAMDYANFDAEQIAANPFFCPDAQAAADWEGVVDATRKAGSSIGAVVACEATGVPPGWGAPVYAKLDSEIAAAMMTINATKGVEIGDGFAAARRSGEENADAMAPGEDGAVSFAANHSGGTAGGISTGQPVTCRVAFKPTSSILTLVDTVTRDGEATQIRTKGRHDPCVGIRGVPVVEAMMALVLADQKLLHRAQCGGERD
- the ruvA gene encoding Holliday junction branch migration protein RuvA, encoding MIAKLTGKLDETGNDWAVIDVAGVGYLVHCSAKTLTALGETGADCTVFTDLQVSENDMRLLGFAEAGERDWFRLLTQVQGVGSKVALAILSALSTDELRDACAAGDAASVSRANGVGPKLAGRIVNELAEKAGAMPGSGTAGAARISPVGGASADAVSALQNLGFKCAVAAQAVARAQEELGEGAGEGDLIRVALKKAAG
- a CDS encoding GIY-YIG nuclease family protein; amino-acid sequence: MPRERQPCVYILASKPHGTLYIGVTSDLMTRLWQHRSREVNGFTSRYGVGTLVRYEQFATMDAAIAREKQLKRRHRPWKINLIQSENPDWHDLAVGLGLPPLATR
- the ruvB gene encoding Holliday junction branch migration DNA helicase RuvB, yielding MTEPIHSPDRLPDDPDAALRPKTLAEFVGQEAARDNLRVFIEAAKGRSEAMDHTLFFGPPGLGKTTLAQIIARELGVGFRATSGPVIAKAGDLAALLTNLEPNDVLFIDEIHRLNPVVEEVLYPAMEDRALDIIIGEGPSARSVRIDLPPFTLVGATTRQGLLTTPLRDRFGIPVRLVFYTEDELMRVVTRGAGLLGMDIAEEGAREIARRSRGTPRVAGRLLRRVRDFAQVKGQGTVTAPIADEALTRLEIDQLGLDAMDRRYLTMIATTYKGGPVGVETLAAGLAEPRDTVEEVIEPYLIQLGLLARTARGRCLNDGGWRHLGITPPSQQGNGQEGLFRDPE
- a CDS encoding PEP-CTERM sorting domain-containing protein (PEP-CTERM proteins occur, often in large numbers, in the proteomes of bacteria that also encode an exosortase, a predicted intramembrane cysteine proteinase. The presence of a PEP-CTERM domain at a protein's C-terminus predicts cleavage within the sorting domain, followed by covalent anchoring to some some component of the (usually Gram-negative) cell surface. Many PEP-CTERM proteins exhibit an unusual sequence composition that includes large numbers of potential glycosylation sites. Expression of one such protein has been shown restore the ability of a bacterium to form floc, a type of biofilm.); this encodes MLVLFGAAAGAVFWRRRRKDGVKGRAVHA